The genomic DNA ACTGAGGATAAGGAATAAACCTATTTTCATAAATCAATGAGTTGCACATTTAGCATCGTAAACTGTATCGAGTGCCAGCGCGTTAAGCTGCAACAGTGTACAACTGAATTGCAAACACTTCAAAAGTCTCGCTGCATGCATGCATGACACATCTAATCGCATAGTAGCAGTAGCTTAGAATGCAACTGAAGACACACCGTCGCCCACCGTAAGCCCACCTTTGCGTCCCGTGGTTCCAAAGCACttggcgcgtgtgtgtggatttaCCGCCGGATGTTTGTTACCATCAGCTTCAAATACCAAAACAGCTCACCAACGGACCACGGCAGACGTCAAATCCGACCCACACTAAATAACTGACGTAATCCGGGCCCTCGGCACGCCGGGAGCCACTTCAGCCACGATGAAGCACCACGGCAATGGACCACGGCGATCTTCGAGTGGCGTGTTATGTCGCTGTCGTGAAGTAACCTTGCCGTACTGAAAAAACCATCTCATTTTCCTTCGTGGTGACATGCTTCCGCGATAGCTCCTGCTTCCAACGGAGGAAGCTCCCACTTATCGGCCGCGGGCGTGCAGCGCCTAGACAAAACCGCTGACTAATGGTAACGCATCCATAATTGACAAACCCGCCCGCTTCGTGATCGCGGTGTGGCCGAGAGTATCATCTCCCGATGGAATATTCGGGGCTTTAACATGATTTTTGGTGGGCTGTTGATTGCAGCCTCATCGTCATAACAATCATGTGTGGAAATCATGTAAAGTAAAAAGTAGAACTTGACAACAGGCAACGAAgctattttgttttggttaaAAGTTGATTGAGAGTGGTTTAATCTTGCCCCCCCTTTTTGACATACGATCGATCGGAACGTTTAGAAACGGTTTCGTATATCTGATGCAATCACGCACCCAGATCCCACTTTCCATGCTGCCACGACCATGAACCATCCGCCGTGTAGTCAAAATAATCGTCATGCACGATGCGGGAACTAAGAGCGAAGGGAGATATAACCGTTTTGATAAGATTAAGTATCACATCACAAAAATAGAGTTTTCAACACGGGTTGACATGTTTGTACACCTGCGCacgtacaacacacacaacgcaGAAGTAACAGATTTCCAATTTTCACGAACGATCCACCTGTAACCGTGTCATGATAGTAGCTAGCTAACAGTACCACCCGAAATTTGTTTCATTGTCTCCACTGGACTCTTTTTTGCCTCATGTGGACAATCGTATATTGAGTTTTAATTACTTTGATATGTTTAGTTGCTCACGGGCATTGTATCTGATTCTACACTCTATTTTCACACCAGATTATTTTACATCGATCGAGTTCAACTATAACCTTGATTATTTCATGAACGTCTAGGAAGAAGCAGTTGAATCTGGTGCATTATAATTTGAGGTGTGATTGCGGCCTGATTGAGTTGTGATCCAATGACATAGGCCTATAGCTACTTCTTCTTCACGTGGTTCTTCTCGTGTTGCTACGTGACTGTGCTATCACAACCTCTAGTTAGTGGACCGGCAACTAAAAGCCATACGTCCCAAATAGGCAATAGAAATCTAGGTCTTTCACAAGGCACGAACAGGGATTCAATCCCCATCGAGACCGTCTCCCTGTATGCTAGACTGATTATTCAACTATAGTTTCGAATTAAGACGTCAGAACTTTCACGCGAGGTTGTTGAGCTTAAAGAACTTCTAAGAATTcaacttaataaaaaatacaactaAGCATATTCTTGATATTGGTGAACATCAAAAGCTATTTTGATCAATTAATTTCCTATCAGCAAACGGCCCAAGCCTTTCTGGATATATAAAACAACTGTTCGATTCATCTACTGTAGCGTGTGTGTTCATGATCATCATAACGATCATCGTAGTTCTTCATATCGACATTATATTGATATTTATCTAACATTCGAAtgttagcaatacggccaggccgttctttatgaataaaaaaaaacattcgaaTGATTTATGTTAAATGTAATAGACTATTAACGATGGAGACGATGCTTCACGGGGTCTCGTGATTATTCCAGTAGCAGGACTGACCAACCAGCTACGGGTATAATCAATTCAAAGGAAGCCAGAATTGGCAGATCGAGATCACTCATGGTAGCCTAAGTtggatttaaaattttcctatACTTGAATATTCGGACTATGTTCCTCTATGACCTACACGATTACTCTCCTAACCTTACTTTCAAATCCaatctttttgttgttttgatgcttattaaatcgtttaaattaTGCGATTAACGATCATAACATCAATAATCTAAATTGTTCATTTCTTAtttactgttttttgttttaaaaaaaaattgtccataATTTGGGAAATTGAATTGGATTTAACCTACATTAACTTGTACCTTTATGTGTTATTTtcgtaaaaaaatgaatttaagagataaatttaaaacataaaaacaccgTTGACGCCGCACGGGTTAAGGCTGTTGGGACTTTGCCGCCTCGTCATGAAGCCTTCGCGCACATTGGGCTCGGTATGGCCGGGCTCCGAGTCTTTACAGCTGGCTGTGTATCAAGTGGTCCCCGGAGCATAAGCACGCgcataatgtaaacaaacaggcCTAGCAGTCTAGCCTATCCGCTTCGATCTGCACCTTAAGCCGGTTTACGCGAGGAAGTGCGCGAGGAAGAAAGAGCGCGCACGTGCTGGCCTCAATGTTTGAGAGTCCCCGATTTCTCAAAACTCTCCGCACTCTGCAAGCTTTTCCACGTTCAGAGAACTTTAAATTGAAgcgtcctctctctctctctctcggacAATCTGGCCTCGAAGAAGTGAGGGAGGGTTCGTACTGCTGTTGAAGATGCTACCGTACCACGCCACGTTTCCAGTTTGATCCTGTTTCATGAAAATGTAAACGGACAAATTAGCCTtccaaaaaacaataatgcACATCTCGTCAATCATAGTGGCGCAGATCCCTACATTATCTTGCACATTCATCTTACCGAGCGATGCCGATAAATGGGAAGCGATCACGTTTCGGTGGCGTGAGAGCACCAGAGCTCTAGAAATTGCTAATTTAGACAAAGTTAGAGTGGACTAATCGCATTTTATAAGTTATAAAGaagaatttaatttcactATAATTCGCATGTCAATGATCATTTTATTCAATGATCTATTAAAGACCAAATCTTTCAAGAAAACAGATGAAATTCACCCTCAATTTTatgaaaaggtaaaaaaacaaattcaactTTATCAACTTAATAAATAACTGATAATAGGAAATAACTTTTCCTTCCATAAAtcagccttttttgtttgtgtaaagCAGCTTACAACCATTTTACCCGCCACGAGCGCAAAGCAAGAGCGAAAAATTCGTCATCTGTAATTTCCCTCTCACGCTCTCTTATTTTCCGCCTCGACTCTCCGGTGTACGGCACGGTATATAAACCGTTGGCCATGCGCTCTTTTTCAGCCTAACTAGCCGAACCGTGAGCCGTGCAACTTTGGTGGTGCCTCTTCTGTCCACAGCAGCACAAGTGTCCTTTTTGCTTTACATCCCGTATCCGGTCCTTCTGGTGCACCaaacgcgcgtgtgtgtgtgtagcccTTGCTCGTGGTGAATCATCTCACATCAGGTTTTTCCCGTGTCGGCCAGTTAGGCTGCTGCAaagtgtgtatttgtgtgtgcgagtgtagTGTGCTTGTGTTATAGCATAGCGCCAATCGACAGCTTCAGTACGGTTGCTATACACGATTCGTTGGTGGCGAGAACGTAGCAGGTTCTTGCCAGGCTTAGAAACCGAACACTCTACACATGTGTGTCGAATAACAGCAGCCCAACGTAACCCACCACATCCGTGCCCttatttttcacttttgttgaaaaatttcGAGAATTTCACAACAGGTAAGTGTGCGTGCTCAACACAACAAGTGCATATTATGTCTGCCATCATTGCAATCGCGCCATTCTTATTGGTGccgtttttcattttgtacCTTTTCCCGTTGGGTCGACGACACGGCAAGGTAAAAacggaaccgaaccgaaatcTGAAACGGGctaaagcaaacagaaaaaagtgtCCACCTAACTGCTCAACACATACGGCCGTTTGTCAGGGGAATACACACTCACGCGGACAGTGCAAACAGCATAAAAATAGCCGAAATTCAGCATCGCAACACACCCTGTTTCAAGCtgtacaacttttttttttcttcaccattCACCTTCGGAAGATACCTTCTAGATTAAAGTGGAAGCAAACGCAAGACACAATCGTGGGTTTTCCGTCACAATATATGCGGGATCCGCTAAACTAGCGGGTTGAATGCTTgaagttgtgaaatattggtAGCCCTTTAGCCCTTGCTGTTCCCCATCACAAAAGCACATGCCCTCTCAGCATCAGCAGTTTCGAGCCGAAGCTGTTCAGGGTGTTGGTGTTGCTTAGGAAGCGTTCCCTTATTGTGTAATGGTCATGGGACACCCTGCACACCGTTCGAGTCGCCGAAGCCCACCACCATTTCAcatgatcgatcgattttggCGTCATGCATTGCATCCTCCTGCTTCTACTCTAAATGTGTGCCACGCACACCGGAACGAAGCGACCACCGCGTGTGTTAGAATAATGCCCACGAATCAACACACTCATACTCATACCAATCACGGCCTTTCTAATCAATATACATAGCGGGCCCCGGCAACAGTGCTCGTGTGTCCCAATCGATTGTGCCAGGGAATATTATTAGGTCATTCATTTTAGTAAGCGGATGCAACTCACTCAACTGGTCGTCGGCACACAGAAGAAGCCGCCAAAGGAGCATCCTCCTACTTTACCGGGGAAAAGCTGGCCGCAGCATAGAACATGCTTTCCTGCCATGCCTTATCAATGTTGTCCAGTAATGCTCATGATAAGGTCAGCCAAattattcttttttgtttccttccccGTTCCGGAAACACGGTTCGTACTGGAACCAATCACTTCGGTAGTCAAATGTTCATTGAACGCGGACGATAACCTCTCGAATACATggtaacaagaaaaaaaaaatctaatctcatggtcgtgtgtttttttgtttcgggttCGTTCATTAATGAGCATTGGTATAGGTTAGGACTTGTTCCGCTTTGATTTGATGCCCTAGCAATTGTCAAAGATGACTCACCGCCATAAAAACAGTTTTGCCATGCTAGTTGGACGTTCCACCCACCTAAAAATATAACGCCTCCATCTAAACTTAATTAgtatgatggatggatgggaggTGTGCATGCCTTCTCGTGACCATTCGAGATGATACCAGCAAAGGACTGATAGTGGAAACACGCTGAGAGATAGCTAGTCAATTGGGCTTCGGGCCGCGGTGAGCCACTCTTTGTTCTCGAAGCGTGTCTCTGGCGGCATAAAGCATTCCCACATTACTCAAATAATCCTTCAAGCACTTTCTAATCATTGCCAATCCATCCCACCACCCACCTCGTCAGGGGGGATGTTTTGAAAGCGTCTGGCTGACGGTGtctgtggatgatgatgattaacaAACAACAAGCTTAACATTCTCTCCGTTCTCTTTCCCTCGTTGCAGGACATCACTAGCGGTCAGTTAGCCCAGCTGTCGGGCACTGACCATAACCATCGACACCTCCTGGTACTGACAGATACCAACGCCAAACCACCCTGGTGACATTTCCCCCCTACAACGGCTTCCGCTGCCAATCTTCCCCCTGAAAAGGCTGCCTCGTAAGTCATCCATCGCTAGTGAGAGCACATTTTGTACGGAATCCAATTGCTAATCTGTCTCCCTGTATCCACTTCCATTGCAGTTTGTTTGAGTGAAGTTGAGCATTTCGATTCACGAAAGCACTTCTTGCGGTGTGACACTCAACAGTAAAACGTTCTAATCACACATTCCAAAACTACGAAAactacagcaaaaacaaataaaaaccacaACAGCACCGCTCAAAATGAAGTTCCTCGAGAATGAATCGGACAAGATCGAGATCGTGGACGGTGCGGTGGACGTGCCGGCCATCATCGACTCGATGGTCGAACAGCTGCCCACCGACAATCCGTTCTACGTGATGGACATCGGGGACATCGTGCGCAAGCACCAGCAGTGGATCGAAAAGATGCCACGCGTGGTGCCGCACTACGCGGTCAAGTGCAACGACACGGACATCGTGTGCGCCACGCTGGCCGCGCTCGGTGCATCGTTCGACTGTGCGTCGAAGGGTGAGATAGCGAAGATTCTTTCGCTTGGCGTCGCCCCGGAACGCATCATCTTTGCGAACCCGATGAAGCCGGCGTCCCATCTGCGCTACGCTAACAGCAACGCGGTCAAAACGATGACCTACGATAGCGATACCGAGCTGCACAAGATCAAGCAGTACTGTCCGGATGCCAAGTGCGTAAACACAGCAAGATTGTTCATGTTTGCGGAATTGTTCACTAACTCTCgcccctttttgttcttcccCTCCCGTACGTAGACTCGTTATTCGCATCCGGTGCGAGGCAGAAAAAGCCCAATGTCCTTTGGGCAAGAAGTTTGGGTGCGATCCGGTAGAGGAAGCACCACGCCTAATCAAGATCGCCCGCAGTCTTGGGCTGGAAGTGGTCGGCGTTAGCTTCCACGTCGGTTCCGGATGTGCCGATTTCCCCATCTACTATAAGGCCATTTCCTATGCTCGCGACCTGTTCGACTATGCCGCCCAGCTAGGGTACACATTCAATCTGCTTGACATTGGCGGTGGCTTCCCGGGCGATACTGGCACCTCCATCGACGAGGTGGCAGTGATTGTAAATGCAGCGCTCGATACGTACTTCCCGGACAAATCGGTACGCGTCATCTCCGAACCGGGCCGCTACTACGTATCGTCCGCATTCACGCTCGTCACCAACGTGCAGTCGAAGCGCGTTTGCCTCAACGCAAAGACGGGCACCATCGATCGGATGATGTACTATCTGAACGATGGTGTGTACGCATCGTTCAACTGCGTGCTGTACGACCATCAGATACCGCGACCGAAGCTAATCGGTGGCCAAAGCGGCAAGCAGTACAAGAGCACGATCTGGGGTCCGACGTGCGATGCGCTCGATCAGCTGATCGAAACGATTGCCCTGCCCGAGCTGCAGATCGATGATTGGGTCGTGTTTGAGAACATGGGCGCTTACACCATTCCCGTTGCCAGTCCGTTCAATGGGTTTGAGCTGCCGAAGGTCTACTGCTACATCAGCAAAAGCCATTGGTAAGTGTGCTTACGCCGGCCGGGATCGTACGATCGTTACTAACTATTGCTCTATTTTCCCCAAAATCTTACAGGGAAATGTTGGAGACATTGTTCCCGCTACAGAATGAATGCTCGCTGACATGCGTGCCGAACAGCTTCGAATCTGTTGCCGCCTGCGCTTGAGCCTCCCAGAAATGTTATCATCGTGCCATGGCCGCCGTGCTGATCCCGACGCGCACCGCCTATTCCATCGGTCATCCTTTCGGGGCCAGCTTTTACCATTTGATGATATTCAACGGAACATCTATAATCTTAACATTTAAAACGCTATTTACAACGTTGCCTTTCCTTCCATTACTTCACAAAGACATAATTACTTCAAATAAACGAAGAGGCAGCCTTTTTACACAGCCAAGCAAAACGTCTGCTGccagttttgttgtttattagACGTGAAAATGATTGCGCTTACGTACCGGAATGCTCGTTCGCTCCGCTCACTGCACGCCGACCACCTTTTTGACCTTTTCGTACAGCAGCTCCAGTCGGCCCTGCATCACCGGCTGTCCCTTGCGCGTTTTCTGTGTCATCATTTTATGCTTCTGCTGGCGGTCTTGTTTCTTGCGCTCGATCGCTTCTTCCCGTTCCTTCTGCTCAAACTGTTTTATCGCCCGTGATTGCGCTTCCAGCCGTTCGGGCGCTAGACAATAGTTTACCTTTTCCGGCTTGCTATCAAACCGGATCTCGGATGGCGCAGTCGGTGGTTTTGTGGACGCTGGCCCAGAACGTTTATTACCatgctgttggtgctggtgctggtgcttctGCTTTCCGTGTTGTGGTCGACCTGTGCCTTGGTTGTTTCTATGGTTACCATTCATCGGCTTTTTGCCATCCTTTCCAGTAGGCCGATGGTCATGTTTTGGCTTGAAAGCTACTGTTTTGTGTACTCCCGGGCCATGCTTTCCGGATGgtcgtccaccaccaccaccaccacttttGTCCTTATTGGGCGCATTGCTTTCCGATTTTGAAACAGGTTGGAAAAAGGACTCCTTTCGCTTTCCTTGTCCACGGTTATTCCCATGCCGTTGCCCACCAGGTGCACCACCTTTGGATGGCCGAAAATTCGGTTTATCGTTCGTTTTCATTTGATATTTAGAAATGCACGCTTCCAACTGTCTGCACTACGcggaaacaacaaacacaactgTTTGACAGCTCGCATGGGGTACAATTGTAGTGGGCTTGATTCACGCACCGTAGCTAATGTCAAAGCTCACTTCAcgcaaacatttttcaaagcGATCGTTTACGCTTCATTTTCTTCCGTGTTCGGACAGCCTCGACGATTGTTTTAAGCTCCATCTTGGCGGACAAATTCTGTTAGCGATTGTGTATTATTTCcaactgttttcttttccattcaaACGATTTTACAATCACTCTCGCCCACAATGGGTTTGCTTTTGCGCGCTGCTACAAGTaacttattttttctttttcttcttctgttcctTGGCAAACTCCAACCCCGTTATGCACGCCTTCGGCACCTGGTACGTGGTAGTGAGCAGTTCGAACACAAACTTTATATGATTGCCCTGCACCAACAGCTGCTCTCCCTTCGAGCCGGGCACTTCCGTCATGGTCGTACTGGCGGCTGCGCCCAGCTTTACGGCTTTGGCAAAATTGTTCACATTAATGCCATAGTCCGCGAGATGGCTAATAAGCGTAACCTTCTTGTTGCCACTGCGTGTCGCTGTCGTCAAGTGTATAATGGCCCGCTTGCCACCCTTCATTACCACTCCCTTCTGACTTCGCATCTCGAACGTGCTCGTCATGCTGTTCAGAACCGTCTCGGTCAGATCCGGCAGAGCCACAAGTTCCTCACCGTTCGCACCGCATACGGCCCTTAGCGTTTCGTCCAACGTCACCAGCTTGGTGGCAGGATTAATCAGCTTATTCCGCCCCACATAGTCACGCATGAAGTTGCGGACCTGCGTTTGATCCAGTGCGTTACCAACTGCCACATTGAAGCAGCCAAACAGTTTCGCCGTCCGTTCGTTTACGGCGTACATGGCCGTCATCTTCGTCAGCAGTAGCGGGTTCGATGCTGGACCCGTCGAAGCCGCACCACCAGTGGCCTCCTGCTCGCTCGTAGCCTTTGACACCTTGTACGGATAAAACGATAACACGTCCGGATGTTCCAGGTTCAATGCTGTCACCTTTTCGATGCCCTTCTTCTCTTCCTTTATCTCGATCAATCCTTCTTCGGCCATACGCTTCAAAAAGGTGCCCACCTTCTTGAACGagctttttttcatttcgattCCTTCCGGAATTTCCGGCTGCACGTACTGAGGGTAGAATGTGCTCGTCAGCAGTGGAAGCGGTATTTTCTTGCCGTGCAGTTTCAGCGCGTTTAGAAACGCACCCTTTATCAGATCGTCGGGATTCGGTGGCctttcctcctcctcttccggTTCTTGCGTTTCCTCGTCCGATGCGTCTCCTTCGCTTCCAGATTCTTCGCTGCCTGTAATGGCCGATTTGGCTAGTGATTTTGTAGCCTGAAATTTAAATCGTTGTATTTATAAACCCCTTCCACCTCCATCCAATCAACAACGAACAACCAGTTTACCAGTTTACTTACTTCCTTCACACCATCCTCCACGGGCTTCGTTTTCTCGCTTCCTAGCGGAGGAAAGTCTGATTCCGTTGGCACGGACACAACCGTTCCCTGCAGCGGAATCTGTTGACACACCGACGGTTCCATTCCCCACAGCTTATCACCGAACACGTGCATCATTTTCACGCAAACTCCGTGCCCACCGCACATATACAGATCGCTGCTTGAATGTGCCAGCAGTCCGACACCAACGGCGGCTCGGTTCGACGTTAGGTTTACCGCCACAACGTCATCCTTCTGATGCCGACCCCAGGAAGCAAGATTCGTGCCCTGCTTCACCACACCGGGAATCATCAGATCGGCACCGTTTGCTAGCTTGGGAAGAACTGTGGCATGGGTGGTGAAAGCTGGCACCAGATCCGGACAACTCCACAGCGTGTACACGGTCGGCAGAAGCTTCCCATTGAGCTCGAAAAATATTGGCCGCTTATCGCTAGTGTACACCGTTACCGGATCTTCGTGATAGGTAATGAGTTTAACCGTGCATACTTTGGTCCGATTGCCGAACAGCTCTCCCAGCGGTGATGTAGCCGATTCGTCATCCGCTCGATTAAACTGAGACATAACGCGCTGCCTTAATCGTTTCTTCTCGGATCCCGTCACGAGAATGTTGGACTTGATCTTAAAAGGTTTAATAAACATGATTGCGCCGGTTCCTAACTTATCCGCACAGAGA from Anopheles stephensi strain Indian chromosome 2, UCI_ANSTEP_V1.0, whole genome shotgun sequence includes the following:
- the LOC118503396 gene encoding ornithine decarboxylase 1-like: MKFLENESDKIEIVDGAVDVPAIIDSMVEQLPTDNPFYVMDIGDIVRKHQQWIEKMPRVVPHYAVKCNDTDIVCATLAALGASFDCASKGEIAKILSLGVAPERIIFANPMKPASHLRYANSNAVKTMTYDSDTELHKIKQYCPDAKLVIRIRCEAEKAQCPLGKKFGCDPVEEAPRLIKIARSLGLEVVGVSFHVGSGCADFPIYYKAISYARDLFDYAAQLGYTFNLLDIGGGFPGDTGTSIDEVAVIVNAALDTYFPDKSVRVISEPGRYYVSSAFTLVTNVQSKRVCLNAKTGTIDRMMYYLNDGVYASFNCVLYDHQIPRPKLIGGQSGKQYKSTIWGPTCDALDQLIETIALPELQIDDWVVFENMGAYTIPVASPFNGFELPKVYCYISKSHWEMLETLFPLQNECSLTCVPNSFESVAACA
- the LOC118503399 gene encoding uncharacterized protein LOC118503399; protein product: MKTNDKPNFRPSKGGAPGGQRHGNNRGQGKRKESFFQPVSKSESNAPNKDKSGGGGGGRPSGKHGPGVHKTVAFKPKHDHRPTGKDGKKPMNGNHRNNQGTGRPQHGKQKHQHQHQQHGNKRSGPASTKPPTAPSEIRFDSKPEKVNYCLAPERLEAQSRAIKQFEQKEREEAIERKKQDRQQKHKMMTQKTRKGQPVMQGRLELLYEKVKKVVGVQ
- the LOC118503391 gene encoding eukaryotic translation initiation factor 2D; amino-acid sequence: MFIKPFKIKSNILVTGSEKKRLRQRVMSQFNRADDESATSPLGELFGNRTKVCTVKLITYHEDPVTVYTSDKRPIFFELNGKLLPTVYTLWSCPDLVPAFTTHATVLPKLANGADLMIPGVVKQGTNLASWGRHQKDDVVAVNLTSNRAAVGVGLLAHSSSDLYMCGGHGVCVKMMHVFGDKLWGMEPSVCQQIPLQGTVVSVPTESDFPPLGSEKTKPVEDGVKEATKSLAKSAITGSEESGSEGDASDEETQEPEEEEERPPNPDDLIKGAFLNALKLHGKKIPLPLLTSTFYPQYVQPEIPEGIEMKKSSFKKVGTFLKRMAEEGLIEIKEEKKGIEKVTALNLEHPDVLSFYPYKVSKATSEQEATGGAASTGPASNPLLLTKMTAMYAVNERTAKLFGCFNVAVGNALDQTQVRNFMRDYVGRNKLINPATKLVTLDETLRAVCGANGEELVALPDLTETVLNSMTSTFEMRSQKGVVMKGGKRAIIHLTTATRSGNKKVTLISHLADYGINVNNFAKAVKLGAAASTTMTEVPGSKGEQLLVQGNHIKFVFELLTTTYQVPKACITGLEFAKEQKKKKKK